TATGAGGAGCGAGCGAACCAACGCACTATTCTAGCATTTCCATAGGCTCAATGATAACATATAGATCTACTTCATTCATCTGTGAGACTAGTGCCTTTTACGCCATGTCCTTGGAAGCCTTTCACCCCTGGTCTGTACGAATCACGACTTGAGGTGTCATTGTAGTAGGTAGGGAGGCAAGTAGgaagacaacaccaacaatTGAAGGAAATGCATGGTATAATCGGGACCATGTACCGCGGGATCTCACTTTTGTTCGTTGGGTTCATAtcatgccatggatgccTACATATCTGTTGCTTAGGTATGAAAAGATCATCTGGTCAACAATCATATCCCCAAGGTTATCAGTTGCTGGTCACAACGTCATCTGCTCAAGCAAATTCCACCATGCCCTGAATTATTACACTATAGTCGTGCCTTATTTTGTACATTGACCCCCCGTTGATCAACCAAACCACCTTCATTAGTCCACCAGATATCATGGCAAAACGCTCCCAAAACATGAAATGCACACTGATCATGCCTCAACACCTCGCCTCACCGAGGAAACATCATTATCCCTTGGCATGTCAACACTCCCCAAGACACCTCGACATCTCAACCAAGATACGCTCAAACCTTGCGAGGGCGTCCACGAcggcccttggccttgggagcaggcttctcgtcttcctcctgtTCTTCAGCagcgtcttcatcctcatcggcaACAGGGGCTTTCTTGGCGGCGGTCCTGCGTGGTCTTCTGACTGCGGCAGGcttctcttcagcttcatccttCGTCTTCCGAGAAGCAGTCTTGCGCCCCTTAGTGGGAGCCGGGGCAGGagcctcatcgtcctcctcagtGTTCTTGGTGGCGGCCTTTCGCCCTCTCTTGGCAGgggcaggagcaggagcaggagcagacTCCTCTTCATCAGTCTCGTCCTTGACTTTCTGGGCCGAAGCTCGGCGTCCCTTCTTAGcgggagcaggagcagcggcaggctcctcttcatcagcctcatccttgaccttctgGGCTGAAGTCCGGCGTCCCTTCTTAGCGGGAGCGGGGGCAGGTGCCTCGTCCTCAgtctcatccttgaccttggccttaGCAGCGGCCTTCTTGCCACGGGCAGGCTTAGCAGGAGCGggcacctcctcctcttcatcctcctccttcttagccttgacggccttggccttgcgtGCCTTCTTAGGCTTGGGCtggtcctcctcatcgtcgtcagcaGCCTAGATATCGGGTTAGCAACGTTGGTGGTACAAGTTGGCTAAGAACTTacagcggcagcagcagcatccttctccctctttctcttttgaGCAGCCGTCAGATGgatgcccttctcgccgAGCTTGTTCTTCTCGGGATCCTACATGATAGTTAGTGAGCTGACCAGCAAGGCAACCCGAAAGACCTACTCCATTGAAGTCTTCGGGATCAATGAATCCCTGGGTGACGCAGCGTCGAACCTTTTCCTGCAGGTCAGGATGGTCCCTGGGAGCGTGAGTACAGAGACAAAGCATGGCGCAGGATCAATACTTACCCAAGCTCATCGTAGCCGTCGATAGCATCGCAATCAAAACTACCATCGCCCTGCTCGCAGAGATCGCGGACGTTCTGCAGCTGTTGACCGGAGACACATCCCCTATGGTACACGTTAGCCAGACTGCTGGGTTTGCGACTGCGACTGAAACTAGGGCATCTTACCAATGCTTCCACGCCCAGCTTCCATGATCTTCAATGCTGACCCAGCTGCCAAAGCGGAGCATGCCCTTAgtgatcttctccttggtcttcttgcaCTCGCTGTCCTTGCAACCAGCGCGGTTGTTGGGGGATACCTCTGCGACGCCGTTAGAAATCATGGTTCGTCATAGAGTTTGGGGGAGAAGCGGCCGCAAGAAGCGCGACAACGGCGCCCACGAGAACATGAAATTTCGAGACTCACCAATACGGTATTCGCCCATCTTTGCGGTGGTAGGAAATGTGCTGTGATGCGACGAAAATGGCAcgagagagagggaaaaatATGAGTCGAGAGAGACAAAGGGTGCAGACAGAGAGAGGGGCGAGCTTCGCTTGGGTTTGCGCGCGCGATCTGGAGAAAATGGCTAGGGTAAAAATCAAGAGGCGCAACAGTGTGAGGAAATCAAATATGGGCCTCAGACCTGGCGGGAAAGGAGAGGGAATTTATAGATATCCCTTCGCCTGTGAAGTGAAAAAATAGGcagagagtgagagagggGAGATGAGGTGAGAGATTGAAAGGAAGGGTGAAGTGGGAGGCGCTGCCAACGCATGGAGCTTGggaaggagctggagctggagctgggcgGAGGGAGGTGCGCGCGACGCGTCGTTCGTTTTTCTTCCAGGCAGGAGCTACCCAAGTCACAGGCCCCCtcccctcaccaccaccacaatGCGCCCCCGATAACCAACCAACAGGCAATAAATTAAAATGCAGATAAAGAAAGCTAGGCATCTTGGAAGGCAGTGCATTGATCTGATCTGCAGTTTTCGCTTTTCTTCATTCTTCAcacttttccctctctctaTATGCCTTGGATTGTCTATTTAAAAGAATCCATTGTCTATCTAAC
This window of the Fusarium keratoplasticum isolate Fu6.1 chromosome 3, whole genome shotgun sequence genome carries:
- a CDS encoding PARP-type domain-containing protein — protein: MGEYRIEVSPNNRAGCKDSECKKTKEKITKGMLRFGSWVSIEDHGSWAWKHWGCVSGQQLQNVRDLCEQGDGSFDCDAIDGYDELGDHPDLQEKVRRCVTQGFIDPEDFNGDPEKNKLGEKGIHLTAAQKRKREKDAAAAAAADDDEEDQPKPKKARKAKAVKAKKEEDEEEEVPAPAKPARGKKAAAKAKVKDETEDEAPAPAPAKKGRRTSAQKVKDEADEEEPAAAPAPAKKGRRASAQKVKDETDEEESAPAPAPAPAKRGRKAATKNTEEDDEAPAPAPTKGRKTASRKTKDEAEEKPAAVRRPRRTAAKKAPVADEDEDAAEEQEEDEKPAPKAKGRRGRPRKV